AATGCCAGCGTGCTCTACATTGATTACGGCAACAAGGAGGTGAGTTCCAATCTTAATTGCAAATGCCTTCTTCCAATCTCAGCAAGCTCCTTAGATCCGTTTCCGCCTCAAAGTGAAACGCATGAGTCATAAGTTTGCCAGATCAACACTGCTTAATTGTTGTCACGCCAGCTGTCGCCTTGATGTGATCGTATTCCAAACTCTACAGCAACACATGTGGGAACTGATTCTCAGGTGACATTGGATTGCGCCCACAACGTCTTATGCGTTGGCGCCATATTCTTTGGTGCCTTCGTTGAGGCACCGTGACAGTGATTCAGTGTCTGCCACACGGGAATCGGAACGCACGTTGTTGGGGGCATCCAAACACAAGGCCCAGCGCTTGTGACACATTGAGCGACACAACCACACAATCCAATTTACACCTTTGGTTGTATGAATTGAATGCTAATTCTCGCCTTGCTTTTACAGACTCTGCCCGTCAGCCGTTTGGCCGCTTTGCCACCTGCATTCAGCAGCGAGAAGCCGCATGCCACCGAGTATGCACTTGCCTTAATCGTGCTGCCCGCTGACAACGAGGACAAGGAGGAGGCACTGCGTGCATTCTCCGACGATGTGCTCAACCACAAGGTGCAGCTCAATGTGGAACTGAAGGTTGCCAGCGGTCCAAATTTGGCCACTCTCCACGATCCCACATCGAAGACGGACTTTGGCAAGCAATTGGTTGCCGATGGTCTCGTCATTGTCGAGAAGAGACGCGAGCGTCGCCTCAAGGAGCTGGTGGAGCAGTATAGGGCTGCACAGGAGGCTGCATTGGCGGCGCATTTGGCCATCTGGAAGTACGGTGACATTACGCAGGACGATGCGCCCGAATTCCGCTAGGAATTCCAGCCAGGAATTCCACAAAGCGTGCAGTAGGCAGGTGGCGTGTGGAGCGCGCGCTGCTGGCTGAAATGTTTGTCTGCCACATACCCGCCCTTTatatactacaacaacaacaacatcaagtttaacaacaacaacagcaagatgaatgatgatgaaataacagcaagagcaacaacttAAAGAATATGAAATTACTAATTCTATAtagaacaacaaacacacacatctatacatcaataaaaatatatacaaaatatatatataaataatatgaaaatatatatatgatgaTGCATATAATCATATTGGATACAATTTGAGCTACagattaataattatatacaaaaagttgcatgatgatgatgtaaAGCTGGAGCCTGGAACATTTTTGTATGCTTTAAGCAACTGGCCAATCGTCGCATATTCGATTCAACAGTTTTTTAAAACATTCATTCATAAttctttaaacaaatatacaaaacgaaaacaacaaaaaaagagaaactaGCAGCAATTGACCATTTTGTAAACGGTTAACACTTCCAATAAACAAATAGAATCAAAGTAGAGTCAAAGTCGTCGACGTAAagttacaattttgtttgcatGCCGAGAGATAATTGCACTATTTCGTAAgcttaaaaaaacaaactcaatattgtattttttttttcttttacaaaagATTCGCCAACTTTATGTTATGataaaaaaaggtttttgaaTTTACTGATTACcgattaaataaaacaaatatattaaaatcattttttatacaaCAAATGCTACTCTTATTTTGTGTCGGCTTTCTTGCGCCGCGACTCCAACAGCTCCACCTTGTCAATCAAGGCATCGATATTGAAGTCCTCCTCCATCACAAAATTCTTTTGCCTGTCCCGCAGAGATTTCGCTTTGCCCTCGATCGTTATAAGATTACGCTGCAATGATGGTTCCGTCATCAGGCGTTTGCCCACTTTATCCTTGAATCTATGTGAGGAATATTATTATAGATGGGATAAATAGTTGAGTTGTCTGCATTCACTTACTTCTCCAATACTTTGATGTCCTTGTCGGTTTCTTCAATGGAATCCTTTAGTTTCCTTAACTCTGCCGTCTGTTGCGCTGTGATCTGTTTATTCTCAATGGTCTCACGCTTTTTTGTATAGTAATATTCGCGTAAATAGTTAATGTTCAACTCGTGCAGATTTGTCTCCATCTGGATATCCACGCAATTATCCAATAATAACGAAACATCATCGGGCAGATCGCAGAGTTCAAATCCTATCATTTTTAGCTGACTCTCAAAGTGCTCGCCTGGAAAACTTATTGTCTTTActgtgtaaatatttacttatatctATGCATGCCACTTACCAAGATTCTTTAGTGCATTCACCTCTTCTTGCAGCTTCACGTTGTctgcaaataaacaacagagaatattgttaattttaattgaaaagaaacaaaataactGTGCTTCGCACCCATtttcaaaaagcaaaagcaagatGTCGATTTCAAGTAGATTtcgtattttatattaaattcttataaTAGAGTGATAACTTGACTTCTGATGAAACTAAAATAGTGCCTTcgattaaatgtatttttaaagaaattgttttgcttataacaaaagaaatatgtatttcaatcGACAGCTCTCAATTAAAACAATGCCGCAAATTTTGAGCGGGGCTGACAACTTTTttcaatatatcgatatttactAGCGATATATTGTCAGGTCATCGGTAAGACCATTTGtggtatttataatataccaacgCTTCGTTTCTCCGCCACTTCGCACAAATAGAAACAaatgtttctgtttttctcAATTTGCTGTTTTCCAATATTTACTAAGAATGTAAAAGTTTCAGTGCTAAATATGCACTGCCTAGagaatatgtaaaatatatatacatatgattTCTGTCATAATAGGAACTGGCCATTAGAAAAGCAGCGAAACAAAAACCTGTTTACAAATGTTGCGCcactttttctttaaataccaaaaagcCTTGCAAAGTGTGagcatctggtatattattcaaaattattagtatatttagaaatttatcTTGTGGTCTTCACTGATCAGGAAATAGAGGTTGCTCATTGCGCAGGTCCGGCCAGCGACGCATGATAGAAAGTATGAGAACGTGACGTCACATACTAAATGTTGCTAATCGCAGAATTAACATAAAAGATGTAACGTAATGGCAGCACGCGATATGTAATttctgcatttaaatttgagagaacaaattgactttaaaataaattaatgtgcaATTGGAATTcggcaagcacacacacagcaagtGTGACGTCATGCGCAGTGAGAACGAAAGTTGCACACTTCTTTGCATACCTGGATTGCTCTCAATAGTTGCTGCtactttttctttgtttacTTATATATACGCGTTTGTCGGTGCGGTTATTGTTGGGGCCCCATTTGGAGCCAGGCGTTTGTGTAAATTTGTGCAAAcataatgcaaaaattaaagttattagtgaataaataattgcacTAGTCAGTGCGATAAATAAAGTTGAAGCCACTGGCTCCGTTAAATGTCTTGCATTGAAAATCGATCGATTTTTGTCGACAACGAAGTTGCAAACTAGcgggcgtgtgtgtgtgtgcggtgtgAGCTTCTCtgcgcgagtgtgtgtgtgtgtgtgtatatgtagtGTAAAATACATCTGTGTATGTACATGCTTATGTACTAATAGAAAACTCcaagcaaagaaaaacaacaacaaccacacacagcaaaaaatGTCTGCGACGACTGCAAATTTTTTGGGGATGGAGCATCTCTCATCGCTGCCCGCTGATATACGTGAAAAACTGGCCGAATTGGATTTGGAGCTATCCGAAGGTACACAGAGAGAATTTTATGCATGAAATGAGATGTGTTTGCTACCCCAAATAGGCTTTAATTAATAGACGAGCGAATGCTCGCTCTATATATGCTACTGCTGCCCCTCCTCCtgctgtccgtccgtccgtcttcTATGCCATTATTACTATATTGTTGTGCAATTAGAACATGCTGCCAACGCCATAAATACAACGccaacgctgctgctgccgccggcCAACGGGTCACAGCTGCATTCCCACTTCGAACttcacacacaacaacacacaaaacgaaGAACTGCGAGAGCACAGACAGTCTGTCATGGGGGGAGGGTGGTAGGGGTTCTTTTTTGTCACTGCGCCTACCCCCTACCCCTTTAACTGCTATTGATATGAAGCGTCTGTGTGCGGTTTTGTCGGTTAACCCAGCCAGCATTTTATGAGATTTCTGATCGAATTTGAGTCATTTTCGACTCTCCTAGAAGATTAAAATAAGCATAAATGCGCTCGTTTTCTGATCGAAAAAGATACTCTGTTCGGGAGAAAATGGAACCCTAGCCGCGACACTTCCAGAAGAGTCGTATTCGACTCCTCAGGAAGAGTCGTTTTCGACTCATTTTCCTCGCAAGACGCGAGTCTTTTTCGAGTCATATTTTAATCGAAATTCACTCGTTTGCAAGTCATATTTCGAGCAATAAACGAATCATTTTCGAGTCATGTAAGAATCAAAAATACgtgaaatattcaataatattttgttcttgtattttttacaatattatatttatatatacaatatagaaTGTAGTAGtaacaataattcaaatttaacaaataatatcaataGCAACTAAACTAATTCACACGCTTTCTTTTATTAACAAGGTCTTTGGCATGAAcgaaaaatttttgaaaaaccaTGTTCATGTCCTTATCCGTACAATTGTATTTTAGGTGGCAAATATCTAGGAGGAGAAAAGTATTAATTTCGTTCACcaataatagaaatattttcttacttgtaattattgttataaggTAGCACTTTTCAGCGCTTGGCTTTGTGCTGGTGCCTTTCCAAccataatatttttttctaatatttttggCCGACATATTCTTCTCACTTTACCTAATCTCACTGAGCTCACAAAGTTACTAAAACTGAGTTTAGAAATGCAGAACATTGCAGCAACCCCTTCAAATTTGGTGAAAAGTGCCGTttgaaaaatatcaacaaGATAAGGCAGAGAACAGAAAACCAAAGGAGAGCGCGCGACTAAGCTCCAAGTTCTCTCACCGAATGTTAatgcaaagcaacaaataatCTCATTTCAATCATCTGGATGACCAATTTTCGACtgctttacaattttgtttttgctattttataaATCGTATATGAACATCATTAACATCATTTTCGAGTCATTTTCGAGTCATTTTCGATTCATTTTCTAGTCGCTCATAAAAGgaatctttttttaatcatttcaaCGACTCGAAGAAGACTCGTCAAGGTGATTAATTCAAAAACGATCTTCCAATTGCTGGCTGGGAAACGACATGTGTCTGCCCTGCATGCATACATTCatacgtgtgtgtatgtactacatacatatataagtttacatttatgtatgttgaTTACAGGCTGCACATGGAGAGTTCACCAACACACgcgcatatatgtatgcatatgagACACAATGTGGCCGACTACTTTATAACAAACATTGTTGTATGAAGGGGAGAGCAGCACTCTCCAAATACACTTTATAGTGGCGCAGATTAACCTAATAGTGTGTACACACTTATTTGCttatcaaaatcaatttatatttgtcgCAACAAAGAATGACAGAGAAAGAGCGTCCGAGATTAcgaatttgtttgctgtttttttttcttctttttttttacataccTAAATCACGTAGCAGCAGCATATATTTTAGGCTTGGCCAATGCCTATTTAGGCTATGCGACAGCTCATAGATAACGGGGACCTTATGCATATATAATAGACAACGATTGTGTGCTAGACACTATTTACCTAATAAAAGTAGGAAATATTATGTACTTCTTGCAACATTAATCCAACATTATAACCGGTTCGGTGATTAAATGTTGCGGTTAATGCTTATTGCTTACTTATaagtaatttttgtatattataaaactCATGCATTTCTCACATTACTAATCCAATTGTTTATAAGAGGGAAAAAAGAGACTATTTATAGTTGCAAGTGTAATTCACACTAggcattaaattataaaatacatatattaaaacttACGTGATAATAACAATGTTAATGGATTTAaagtatacattttaaattataatcacTAACGTTTGAGAAACAaacttaaaagcaaaaaaagtaaGAATTTGGTTTGgatagaaaaataattaaaataataatttttaatgatttacaATCTAAAAAACGAAGATTTAGggtttactttattatttcttaacATATTTCTTCATAAGATATAGCGACGATTCccataaagaatatttttgaagtatttACTCAAAGTTAGCCATTAAAGAACACCTTTAAAAGCATTATCTTCGAATTCATggatatttagtttaattaattgatgtcgtttctttttattaaaagaaaaaaaaaactatattcaGTCCTTGCATTGCATATCTTGAAATGCTTATAAGTCTGAATGTTCTGCGACTTACTATAATAACCGTTTCCGCACTTGGGCGTTGCGGTTATCGCCAATCGATTAAAAATACTATGCATTAAAGTTACAATTGCATAAGTACTATGTGTTTAACTATTAATGTTGCCATGCATTGTGacacatatagtatatgtttATCTATAAGTAGTTGTAAATGATTTTCACACATCTCGAATGCATTGTTTATGAGCCAGCATGATCAGCGTTTAATTATAGCAACCGTTTCCGCATTGAACCGTTTCGACATTTAACCGTTGCGGTCAACGCCTATCGGTTAACGAGATGTTCGTTTCGATTGCGGTTTCATATTTCCAGTTGCTCTCAAATAACATGTTTTCTTATGGAATTCTTTTTCAGGCGACATTACACAAAAAGGATACGAAAAGAAACGAGCGAAATTATTGCAACCCTTTTTGAAGAAACACGAATGTAAGTagcccaaaaataaattgtattcgTATGGCTTTGATTTTTTTGGTCAGGTGCAAAAATGTTGACGGAAATAACTTCTCtttccatttgttttttgttgttgttattttgttctTTGCATAGTAAACGATGTGGAGAAGGCAAAGAATTTGCCGCCACCGCCatactataatataaaagatagcaacaatagcagcaacaacagcaatgtgaACAACGATGGCGTCATCGTCTCCAGTGAGGGATATAGCTATGTGACCGAAGTACCTTCACTGCCCTCATCCCAGCAAAGGCATTCCAAAAAGTCCGACTTCCAGCAGTCATCCAACTCGTCATCGACACCACAaggtggcggtggtggaggCGGTGGAGTTGGTGCGCCTGGCTATGAGAATATGCGACCTCAGGGCGGTGCTGTGGGCGATCCAGGGTATCAGAATACACGCGAACCGAGCGCCGCCTTCCAGAACCATGCACCACATCCATCCTCCAACAGCAGTCAACATCGACAACGGCGCACACAACGCAAGGTGACGCACAACGAGAAGCGATATCATTCCGGTAAGCTAGTGACTATTTTAAgcacaaatttatgcaaatcccAGAAGTGAGTTGACTCATCCCATCTTCACTCTTTCCTATCTCACAATTCACAGAGGTACGCACAGAGGCGGTGCAACAGGCATTGGCGGCATTGAAGAGTCGCCCCAAGCCCAGTTTGCCGATGCCATCGAAACGCAGTTCGGTGCTCAATCGCAGCCCTGGCTGCAACGATGAATTGGACTCATCAACCGATGACGAATCCATACCGGAGGAACTCATTTCACCCGACAAGGAATACAATTATCCGCGCGATCACATAAGCAATAGCATGCTGCCACCCGAACCTATTATTAAGCCACCAATACGTGAATCATCGatggcacaacaacagcaccaccagcagcagcagtcacatcaacaacagcagcagcaccaacatcaacaacagcagcagcagcaacaacagcatttaCGGCAACAACACGATGTGAAACAATCTCAAGCACCAATTCAAAAATATCCATCGTCGGGCAGCGCAGCCGAACGACGACCACCACAGAATTTGCCGCCACTGGTGAGTTCAAGACTTCAAGACTGGACAACAAAACAGTATCTAGAAGTATTACGAGCATTATCAACGTCGTCGCTGCTTTTTCCGACTTTATTGTGCTGTGAAGCGACACAAGTATTGACTGCTTAAAAGTTGATTGTGCAATCAAGTGATTCGTGCATATTCATTAGactataattaaacaaaaactgtgGCTTCTTATTGTGCCCTAACTGCGGGCTCGTTTGTATGTTATATAGTCTTTAAATTTCCCTCAATTGTATCTGTGACTCAACCTATAAACCACTTTGTCAGCTACTTAGATTACTTGTCGTGCAAAATAAGTTAATCGATGTCTTCACTTCAAGTGTATTTAACATTCTTTGTTTTCCACTTATTATCCATGATATAGTCTTTAAATTTCCCTCAATTGAATCTGTGACTCAATCTATAAACTATTTTGTCAGCTACTTAAATTACTTCTCGTTCATTAGCTATGCCAAATTACTTCATCGAAGTCTTCACTTTAAGCGTATTTAACATTCGGTGTATCGCAGTTtcgttttctttgttttccaCTTATTATCCATGATATCATGCGTTAAATCATCACAGTCAACTGTCAATAGTCGTAACTAATTATAGACAAAGGGCTTGCCATTCAAAtttgtgttttcgttttcttctatatatatttatttttattattttttttttttagcccACATCGGATACGTCGAGCACGGAATCGCCGCCAATTGCATATAAGCGAGATAATGAATTCTCTGATAAGGCCTATAAGCAAAAGCACTGTGAGTAAACATCGAGCGTCGGCTAATTGGTTGACAACTTTTTGATACTTTCtcaaaaatgattattatgttattaattGACACCAATTATTCATTATGCGTCACTCTCTCTCACAATTCTGAActtgttgctctctctctctctgttttgtaGACAACGCTCCAGACATTACGCAGTTCAACAATGCGCATCGCATTGCAGACCGTGTCACACGTTATGTGAATGTCTCACAAACCGATCTCAATGAGACGGACGCGAATGGCAAGTGGAAAGTCTCGGCTAAAATCCAACAATTGTTGAACACACTCAAACGACCCAAGCGTCGTCCATTGCCCGAATTTTACGAAGATAACGATATTGAGCTGGAGATTGCGGCCAATCCCAAGGATCCGAATGCACCCAAACCGGAGGGCAGCACCATGACACCCGTCCAGGGCGAACAACTCTCGATACCAGCGGGTTTACCGCGCACCTTGGAGTGCGCTCTGCAGCGATATGGcacaaattcatttaagaGCTCGATGGCAACGGTATTGGATCCTAATGGTAAAATCACCACAACATTAACCTATGGCAAGCTGCTGTCGCGCGCACAAAAAATCGCCTACGCACTGTCCACGAAGATCTTTAGCAAGGGACCCGAACAGGTCACCCTCAAGCCCGGTGATCGTGTCGCCTTGGTCTATCCCAACAACGATCCCTTGAGGTAGGTTTTGAGTTTGCTCCACTTGAATTCTGTCTAATCAAAGTGTATTTTTTCACAGTTTTATTACTGCCTGGTATGGTTGCATGTTTCGTGGCTTGGTTCCGCTGCCCATTGAATTGCCGCTGTCCAGTTCGGATACACCGCCTCAGCAAGTTGGTTTCCTGCTGAGCTCATGCGGCATCACCGTTGCCCTCACCTCGGAGGCTTGTCTCAAGGGTCTGCCCAAATCGGCCACGGGTGAAATAGCCAAACTGAAGGGCTGGCCGCGTCTCCAGTGGTTCGTCACGGAGCACTTGCCGAAGCCACCCAAAGACTTTAATGTGGGCAACTTGCGCATCGAGGAAACAGCTGCAGCGTACATTGAGTATACTACCGATAAGGAGGGTAGTGTAATGGGTGAGTTACACAACCTGAGGAGGAGATAATGTGTAGAAAGAGGTGTTTGTCGGAGCATATAATCTATTCAATAGATTGATCGAGAATGTGTATAGAAATGCCTAGTCAAGAGAGTGAAATGTTGTAAGATAAGCcacaatataaacaaatgattGAGTTATTTATTGAAGTGTATGTCAATAAATTGAGTAATGATATTACTATTATAGAAGTGTCATGAAAAGTACACGCACACTTAATAAGGAAGGGGAACtgcaataatatataaatatataaataaaatgtttgtgaACTTAGAAAGTAAAATTGAACAGTTGAAAGTAAAGAAATATGTACGAAAGTGTAGGAAAGTAAGATCAATATAAAAGTTATATATAATGTACATAAGtaaatagaatattatattatatttattcaataatgaGTGAAAATTTATGAGCTACAACAAATCAGAAAATATAAGTGAACTTAAAAGCTCAAATTGAATAGTTAAGAATGTAAAAACATGTTCGAAACCTTAGGAAAATAGATTAATTTGAgagattttataaatacatgacatattatagtaatttaataatgagGGACATAAATGATTAGGCACAAAGAACGAAGAAAATGCATGTGAAACTAGAGGCTGAAATTTAACTATTGAGAATGCagaaattatagaaaatgaaatatgacTTATAGGTATaatataaaaaccaaacaaaaaatgctaaTAAGAAACATATGATGAAATGACAAGGGAATTAAAATGAGATACgaacaaataagaaaatagaattgatgatataaaatacagaaatttgATTGGATTATAAATCAATATGAAAGATGGACATAACTTaagtgaaaagaaaacttttgtaACTATTTAATAACTAGATGAATATGATGAGACGCTTACAAATGATAATACGTTTGCTTAAGAGTgatgttgaaaataataataatttatatatttgatgtaAGAGATTTGGAGTTCTGTTAAACTAGAAGAAGGGGGATAGGAgatactatattttaataataggtTACCCCTGAAATAAGTTTAATCTTCAAAGCTCTATTATATTAATCTTTTTGCTAAACATTCTAAGCTTTCTCCACAATACTTTTCAATCTTTAATCTCCTCAAATATTAATCCTTTTACTTTCTCCCTTTCAGGCATCACTGTGACTCGCGCTGCCATGATCAATCACTGTCGCGCCCTGACCATGGCCTGTCACTACACGGAGGGCGAGACCATTGTCTGTGTGCTGGACTTTAAGCGGGAGGTGGGACTGTGGCATGCGGTGCTCACATCCATATTGAATGGCATGCACGTCGTCTTCATTCCCTATGCACTGATGAAGCTGCGTCCGTCGTCGTGGATGCAACTCATCACCAAGCATCGCGCCTCGTGTTGTTTGGTGAAGAGTCGCGATTTGCATTGGGGACTGTTGGCCACCAAGGATCACAAGGATATCTCGTTGTCGTCGCTGCGCATGCTGCTCGTTGCGGACGGCGCCAATCCTTGGTCATTGTCGTCGTGCGATCAATTCTTGAACGTATTCCAAGCCAAGGGATTGCGCTCCGATGCCATTTGTCCCTGTGCCAGCAGCTCCGAGGTGTTCACCGTATCACTGCGTCGACCAGGTCGCTCCTCATCGACGGGATTCAGTCAATCGGCCACGGGACGAGGCGTGCTCTCCATGGCCGCGTTGTCACATGGCGTAGTGCGTGTCGATAGCGAAGATTCCTTGACTTCGCTGACGCTGCAGGACTGTGGTCAGGTGATGCCGGCGGCACAAATGGTCGTGGTGCGTTCCGAGGGTGCTCCGGTGCTCTGCAAGACGGATCAGGTGGGCGAGATTTGTGTGACGAGCGGCTCGACGGGTGCCAGCTACTTTGGTCTCGATGGCATGACGAACTCGACGTTCAAAGTGCAACCGCTGCTCGAGGATCCCGAGCAGCCCAAAGAGGGTGGCGGCACCATTTGCACGCCACCCAAACCGATTAGCGAAGAGTTCTATGTGCGCTCCGGTCTCTTGGGCTTCCTCGGACCCGGCGGCCTCGTGTTCGTTTGCGGCTCACGCGATGGCCTGATGACGGTGACGGGACGCAAGCACAATGCGG
This is a stretch of genomic DNA from Drosophila albomicans strain 15112-1751.03 chromosome 3, ASM965048v2, whole genome shotgun sequence. It encodes these proteins:
- the LOC117566998 gene encoding disco-interacting protein 2 isoform X1, with product MSATTANFLGMEHLSSLPADIREKLAELDLELSEGDITQKGYEKKRAKLLQPFLKKHELNDVEKAKNLPPPPYYNIKDSNNSSNNSNVNNDGVIVSSEGYSYVTEVPSLPSSQQRHSKKSDFQQSSNSSSTPQGGGGGGGGVGAPGYENMRPQGGAVGDPGYQNTREPSAAFQNHAPHPSSNSSQHRQRRTQRKVTHNEKRYHSEVRTEAVQQALAALKSRPKPSLPMPSKRSSVLNRSPGCNDELDSSTDDESIPEELISPDKEYNYPRDHISNSMLPPEPIIKPPIRESSMAQQQHHQQQQSHQQQQQHQHQQQQQQQQQHLRQQHDVKQSQAPIQKYPSSGSAAERRPPQNLPPLPTSDTSSTESPPIAYKRDNEFSDKAYKQKHYNAPDITQFNNAHRIADRVTRYVNVSQTDLNETDANGKWKVSAKIQQLLNTLKRPKRRPLPEFYEDNDIELEIAANPKDPNAPKPEGSTMTPVQGEQLSIPAGLPRTLECALQRYGTNSFKSSMATVLDPNGKITTTLTYGKLLSRAQKIAYALSTKIFSKGPEQVTLKPGDRVALVYPNNDPLSFITAWYGCMFRGLVPLPIELPLSSSDTPPQQVGFLLSSCGITVALTSEACLKGLPKSATGEIAKLKGWPRLQWFVTEHLPKPPKDFNVGNLRIEETAAAYIEYTTDKEGSVMGITVTRAAMINHCRALTMACHYTEGETIVCVLDFKREVGLWHAVLTSILNGMHVVFIPYALMKLRPSSWMQLITKHRASCCLVKSRDLHWGLLATKDHKDISLSSLRMLLVADGANPWSLSSCDQFLNVFQAKGLRSDAICPCASSSEVFTVSLRRPGRSSSTGFSQSATGRGVLSMAALSHGVVRVDSEDSLTSLTLQDCGQVMPAAQMVVVRSEGAPVLCKTDQVGEICVTSGSTGASYFGLDGMTNSTFKVQPLLEDPEQPKEGGGTICTPPKPISEEFYVRSGLLGFLGPGGLVFVCGSRDGLMTVTGRKHNADDIIATVLAVEPMRFIYRGRIAVFSIKVLRDERVCVIAEQRPDCSEEESFQWMSRVLQAVDSIHQVGIYCLALVPPNHLPKTPLGGIHLCEARRRFLEGSLHPANVLMCPHTCVTNLPKPREMHQGVQTTAKLSSSSGCGITDTGVGPASVMVGNLVQGNRLAVAHGRDVGMAEDGERKPQLITGVLRWRANTSPDHIIFTLLNSKGAIAKTLTCSELHKRAEKIAALLQERGKIEPGDHVALIFPPGLDLLCAFYGCLYLGAIPITIRPPHPQNLITTLPTVRMIVDVSKSGIVLSIQPIIKLLKSREAASSIDPKTWPPILDIDDNPKRKLAGIATVSLDSSAYLDFSVSTCGRLSGVNITHRSLSSLCASLKLACELYPSRHVALCLDPYCGLGFVMWTLIGVYSGHHSILIAPYEVEANPSLWLSTLSQHRVRDTFCSYGVIELCTKALSNSVPSLKQRNVDLRCVRTCVVVGEERPRVTLTQQFCKLFQGLGLNTRCVSTSFGCRVNPAICVQGASSAESAQVYVDLRALRNNRVALVERGAPNSLCLIESGKLLPGVKVIIANPETKGHCGDSHLGEIWVQAPHNANGYFTIYGDETDYNDHFNAKLVTGATSEMYARTGYLGFLRRTECSQAASILDETTPSVASRDSDTESLNSMSQLQLNFSNASLGGNSEHSLVGGAINANDQELHDAVYVVGALDEVISLRGMNYHPIDIENSVLRCHKKIAECAVFTWTNLLVVVVELDGNESEALDLVPLVTNTVLEEHQLIVGVVVVVDPGVVPINSRGEKQRMHLRDGFLADQLDPIYVAYNM
- the LOC117566998 gene encoding disco-interacting protein 2 isoform X2 gives rise to the protein MSATTANFLGMEHLSSLPADIREKLAELDLELSEGDITQKGYEKKRAKLLQPFLKKHELNDVEKAKNLPPPPYYNIKDSNNSSNNSNVNNDGVIVSSEGYSYVTEVPSLPSSQQRHSKKSDFQQSSNSSSTPQGGGGGGGGVGAPGYENMRPQGGAVGDPGYQNTREPSAAFQNHAPHPSSNSSQHRQRRTQRKVTHNEKRYHSEVRTEAVQQALAALKSRPKPSLPMPSKRSSVLNRSPGCNDELDSSTDDESIPEELISPDKEYNYPRDHISNSMLPPEPIIKPPIRESSMAQQQHHQQQQSHQQQQQHQHQQQQQQQQQHLRQQHDVKQSQAPIQKYPSSGSAAERRPPQNLPPLPTSDTSSTESPPIAYKRDNEFSDKAYKQKHYNAPDITQFNNAHRIADRVTRYVNVSQTDLNETDANGKWKVSAKIQQLLNTLKRPKRRPLPEFYEDNDIELEIAANPKDPNAPKPEGSTMTPVQGEQLSIPAGLPRTLECALQRYGTNSFKSSMATVLDPNGKITTTLTYGKLLSRAQKIAYALSTKIFSKGPEQVTLKPGDRVALVYPNNDPLSFITAWYGCMFRGLVPLPIELPLSSSDTPPQQVGFLLSSCGITVALTSEACLKGLPKSATGEIAKLKGWPRLQWFVTEHLPKPPKDFNVGNLRIEETAAAYIEYTTDKEGSVMGITVTRAAMINHCRALTMACHYTEGETIVCVLDFKREVGLWHAVLTSILNGMHVVFIPYALMKLRPSSWMQLITKHRASCCLVKSRDLHWGLLATKDHKDISLSSLRMLLVADGANPWSLSSCDQFLNVFQAKGLRSDAICPCASSSEVFTVSLRRPGRSSSTGFSQSATGRGVLSMAALSHGVVRVDSEDSLTSLTLQDCGQVMPAAQMVVVRSEGAPVLCKTDQVGEICVTSGSTGASYFGLDGMTNSTFKVQPLLEDPEQPKEGGGTICTPPKPISEEFYVRSGLLGFLGPGGLVFVCGSRDGLMTVTGRKHNADDIIATVLAVEPMRFIYRGRIAVFSIKVLRDERVCVIAEQRPDCSEEESFQWMSRVLQAVDSIHQVGIYCLALVPPNHLPKTPLGGIHLCEARRRFLEGSLHPANVLMCPHTCVTNLPKPREMHQDTGVGPASVMVGNLVQGNRLAVAHGRDVGMAEDGERKPQLITGVLRWRANTSPDHIIFTLLNSKGAIAKTLTCSELHKRAEKIAALLQERGKIEPGDHVALIFPPGLDLLCAFYGCLYLGAIPITIRPPHPQNLITTLPTVRMIVDVSKSGIVLSIQPIIKLLKSREAASSIDPKTWPPILDIDDNPKRKLAGIATVSLDSSAYLDFSVSTCGRLSGVNITHRSLSSLCASLKLACELYPSRHVALCLDPYCGLGFVMWTLIGVYSGHHSILIAPYEVEANPSLWLSTLSQHRVRDTFCSYGVIELCTKALSNSVPSLKQRNVDLRCVRTCVVVGEERPRVTLTQQFCKLFQGLGLNTRCVSTSFGCRVNPAICVQGASSAESAQVYVDLRALRNNRVALVERGAPNSLCLIESGKLLPGVKVIIANPETKGHCGDSHLGEIWVQAPHNANGYFTIYGDETDYNDHFNAKLVTGATSEMYARTGYLGFLRRTECSQAASILDETTPSVASRDSDTESLNSMSQLQLNFSNASLGGNSEHSLVGGAINANDQELHDAVYVVGALDEVISLRGMNYHPIDIENSVLRCHKKIAECAVFTWTNLLVVVVELDGNESEALDLVPLVTNTVLEEHQLIVGVVVVVDPGVVPINSRGEKQRMHLRDGFLADQLDPIYVAYNM